In a genomic window of Virgibacillus sp. SK37:
- a CDS encoding STAS domain-containing protein produces the protein MSLDLVYTDGQDIKGFLSENKSMFEEVLLQHAANVRDKIEEIKLVGNINLLGNAVKLVLMVVEERREDVIAFGNQEGIAWAKTSLTLSFKLEWVQAIRKTLWEFLYEYDHFTEDQADRERFFSMENKVNELIDEFFKGFFISYSEYKDKLIEQQTKLVENLSVPIIPVSPNISILPLIGTIDSYRASIIEEKVLFEIGNKRVEILILDLSGIAEMDHEAIQNFLKLLDGVNMMGCRTVITGLSPKIVREIVNMDITFGQKAETKGTLEQAMQDYMKLFDAPKSDIQPDV, from the coding sequence ATGAGTCTTGATCTAGTTTACACAGATGGGCAGGATATTAAAGGATTTTTATCAGAGAATAAATCTATGTTTGAAGAAGTTTTGTTGCAGCATGCAGCGAATGTTCGCGATAAAATTGAAGAAATTAAACTTGTAGGTAATATAAACCTCTTGGGCAATGCAGTTAAGCTTGTCTTGATGGTTGTAGAAGAAAGGCGTGAAGATGTTATAGCTTTTGGAAATCAGGAAGGTATTGCCTGGGCAAAAACATCTTTAACTCTTTCTTTCAAATTGGAGTGGGTACAAGCAATCCGGAAGACTCTGTGGGAATTTCTATATGAATACGATCATTTTACAGAAGATCAGGCAGATAGAGAACGTTTTTTTTCTATGGAAAATAAGGTCAATGAACTAATTGATGAGTTTTTTAAAGGATTCTTTATTAGTTATTCTGAATATAAGGATAAACTTATTGAACAACAGACAAAGCTTGTTGAAAATTTATCTGTTCCGATCATACCTGTGTCTCCAAATATTAGTATATTGCCTCTCATCGGGACAATAGATTCTTACCGTGCCTCAATTATAGAGGAAAAGGTCCTTTTTGAGATTGGTAATAAGAGAGTAGAGATATTAATTTTGGACTTGTCAGGTATAGCAGAGATGGACCATGAAGCCATCCAGAACTTCCTGAAGCTGCTTGATGGTGTTAACATGATGGGCTGTCGTACTGTAATTACTGGATTAAGTCCAAAGATTGTACGCGAAATAGTAAATATGGATATCACTTTTGGTCAGAAGGCTGAAACAAAAGGAACATTGGAACAGGCCATGCAGGACTATATGAAATTATTTGATGCTCCCAAGTCAGATATCCAGCCAGATGTTTAG
- the rimP gene encoding ribosome maturation factor RimP — MSSQVIKTTEELLHPILEHKGLELVDIEYVKEGKNWFLRIYIDKPGGIDITECGDVSEELSEKLDQQDPIKEAYFLEVSSPGVERPLKTKDDFSSNLNKNIYVKLYEPIEGEKEYEGILKDFTNNILSLEIKVKTKSKQIEIPYDKIAKARIAVTF; from the coding sequence GTGAGTTCACAAGTAATTAAAACAACAGAAGAGTTGCTTCACCCCATTCTAGAACATAAAGGGCTTGAATTAGTTGACATTGAATATGTTAAAGAAGGAAAAAATTGGTTTCTTCGAATATATATTGATAAACCTGGAGGAATTGATATAACTGAATGTGGGGATGTATCTGAAGAGCTTAGTGAGAAGCTTGACCAGCAAGATCCTATTAAAGAGGCATATTTCCTAGAAGTCTCTTCACCTGGAGTGGAACGTCCTTTAAAAACGAAAGATGACTTTAGTAGTAACTTAAATAAGAACATCTATGTGAAATTATACGAGCCCATCGAAGGTGAAAAGGAATATGAAGGTATTTTAAAAGATTTCACGAATAATATCTTAAGCTTGGAAATCAAAGTAAAGACCAAAAGTAAACAAATTGAAATACCATATGACAAGATAGCGAAAGCAAGAATAGCTGTTACGTTTTAA